GCCGGTCTGAAGGTAGTCGTCCCCTCGACGCCGTACGACACGAAGGGGCTGCTCGCGGCGTCGATCCGCGATCCCGACCCCGTGATCTTCCTCGAACCGAAGCTCATCTACCGCGCCTTCCGCGAGGACGTGCCCGAGGAACCGTACACGGTCGAGCTCGGGGAGGCCGCCGTCAGGCGCGAGGGGAGCGATCTCTCGGTGTTCACGTGGGGTGCGATGACGCGGCCGACGCTCGAGGCGGCCGAGTCGGTCGCCGAGGACGGCATCGACGTCGAGGTGGTCGACCTGCGAACGCTGTCGCCGATGGACACCGACGCCATCCTCGAATCGTTCAAAAAGACCGGCCGGGCCGTGATCGTCCACGAAGCGCCGAAGACGGGCGGCCTCGCCGGCGAGATTACGGCGACGATACAGGAGGAAGCGCTGTACTACCAAGAGGCGCCGATCGAACGCGTGACCGGCTTCGACGTCCCCTACCCGCTATACGCGCTGGAGGACTACTACATGCCCGAGGACACGCGCATCGAGGACGCGATCAGGGAGACGTACGAGGCATAGGATGGTTCGCGAATTCAAACTCCCCGACGTCGGTGAGGGCCTGACGGAAGCGGAGATCGTCCGGTGGCTCGTCGAGGTCGGCGAGACGGTCTCGGAGGACCAGCCGGTCGCCGAGGTCGAAACGGACAAGGCGGTCGTCGAGGTGCCCGCGCTGGTGAACGGGACGGTCAAGGAGATCCTGGCCGAGGAGGGCGAGATGGTCCCCGTCGGAACGGTGATCATCACCTTCGACGTCGAGGGCGAGGGTGAGGCCATCGAATCCGAGCCGGAACCGG
The window above is part of the Natronomonas salsuginis genome. Proteins encoded here:
- a CDS encoding alpha-ketoacid dehydrogenase subunit beta, with translation AGLKVVVPSTPYDTKGLLAASIRDPDPVIFLEPKLIYRAFREDVPEEPYTVELGEAAVRREGSDLSVFTWGAMTRPTLEAAESVAEDGIDVEVVDLRTLSPMDTDAILESFKKTGRAVIVHEAPKTGGLAGEITATIQEEALYYQEAPIERVTGFDVPYPLYALEDYYMPEDTRIEDAIRETYEA